A window from Ignavibacteriota bacterium encodes these proteins:
- a CDS encoding polysaccharide biosynthesis C-terminal domain-containing protein, which produces MFDKLKQLGTDTAIYGISTIVGRFLNFLLVPFYTNVLAPGEYGVVSYMYSLIAFANVVYTYGMEISYMKYATSLEIGNQRQNFCTPLFSLAGTSITFTLLLFALTPSLPSILSLPSDLTTILYYTAGILLCDTLSAIPFASLRLERKAKRFALIKLLNIIINVAMNVVLLVKFNFGVEGIFISGFVSSALTVVMLLPTIKQHFLFEFDKTLWKSLLKFGLPSIPAGLAGMVLQVVDRPILKALTDDATVGIYQANYRLGIFMMLLVSMFDYAWKPFMFSVAKEENAKELFARVLTYFTLAMATVFIVLTFFIDDIARLNFFGHHLINERYWSGLDIVPLVLLGYVFLGMATTMSAGIYIEKNTKYNPPITMTAAAVNIAANFLLIPIIGMSGAAWATLVAYFVMAVMTYIMCQRIYPIHYEWGRLGKIALVTTVVILAEAIILAPSIEILLKVLLVVVFFLLLGILKFFEKGEMAVIKQQLSKVKRSTSKN; this is translated from the coding sequence ATGTTTGATAAACTGAAACAACTCGGCACCGACACCGCAATCTACGGCATCAGCACAATCGTCGGTAGGTTTCTGAATTTTCTCCTTGTTCCATTTTACACGAACGTCCTTGCACCGGGTGAGTACGGAGTTGTCAGTTACATGTACTCGCTGATTGCGTTTGCGAATGTTGTCTATACGTACGGCATGGAAATTTCGTACATGAAATATGCAACATCGCTTGAGATTGGAAATCAAAGGCAAAACTTCTGTACACCATTATTTTCACTCGCGGGAACATCAATAACATTCACCCTTCTCCTCTTCGCACTTACACCCTCGCTTCCAAGCATACTTTCATTGCCTTCAGACCTCACAACAATTCTTTACTACACTGCCGGCATTCTCCTTTGCGATACACTCTCCGCAATTCCCTTTGCGTCGTTGCGTTTGGAAAGAAAAGCAAAACGCTTCGCGCTCATCAAACTTCTCAACATCATCATCAATGTTGCAATGAATGTTGTGTTGTTAGTGAAGTTCAATTTTGGAGTTGAAGGAATATTCATCAGTGGATTTGTTTCTTCTGCCCTGACTGTCGTGATGTTGCTTCCGACTATCAAACAACATTTTCTGTTCGAGTTCGATAAGACTTTATGGAAGTCATTACTCAAGTTCGGGTTGCCTTCAATTCCGGCAGGTTTGGCGGGAATGGTGTTGCAGGTCGTTGACCGTCCGATTCTGAAAGCCCTGACAGACGATGCGACTGTCGGAATTTATCAGGCAAATTACCGTCTCGGCATTTTTATGATGTTGCTTGTTTCCATGTTCGATTACGCGTGGAAACCATTTATGTTTTCCGTTGCGAAAGAAGAAAACGCCAAAGAACTCTTTGCACGTGTATTAACGTACTTCACGCTTGCAATGGCAACTGTGTTTATCGTTCTTACATTTTTTATTGATGATATTGCGCGGCTCAATTTCTTCGGGCATCATCTCATCAATGAACGGTATTGGAGCGGACTCGATATTGTTCCGCTTGTGTTGCTCGGTTATGTGTTTCTCGGAATGGCGACGACAATGTCAGCGGGAATCTACATCGAAAAGAACACGAAATACAATCCTCCGATTACCATGACAGCCGCCGCTGTAAACATCGCGGCAAACTTTCTCCTCATTCCTATCATCGGAATGTCTGGAGCGGCGTGGGCAACGCTCGTCGCATATTTCGTTATGGCGGTGATGACATACATTATGTGCCAACGCATCTATCCGATTCACTACGAGTGGGGGAGACTTGGGAAGATTGCTCTTGTCACTACCGTCGTCATTCTTGCAGAAGCAATCATTCTCGCTCCGAGTATCGAAATACTGTTGAAGGTACTTTTGGTAGTTGTCTTTTTTCTTTTGTTGGGGATACTAAAGTTTTTCGAGAAGGGAGAGATGGCTGTTATCAAACAGCAGTTGAGCAAAGTGAAGCGCTCAACTTCAAAAAATTGA
- a CDS encoding T9SS type A sorting domain-containing protein translates to MKHLATISAILFLVLISSTLLFSQASNYFPNSIGTTWTFDGVMLGAGDTVMTGSEYREIDSVAAYSTINGKNAYTIQSRLESGVPSGTSSFAFEGANAFVYLPTLPPPLDTMIDVPPPQWLLSFKFNSGFTPDWTIIEWDTTITFDTLTIPVAIRISGDRETLNDEVIVPAGTFTAARFNIIEQVGTTIFGPFIPFFTMVDTFWIAQNTWIVKHARSAVSVEIPATTDTISFTIPGVRRELVAFNPNAVNGEEDVPSGFALYQNYPNPFNPATNFEFRIANFEFVSLKVFNVLGQEVATLVNEMKSPGEHFVTWDASGLPSGVYYYRLTVGSYLQTKMLQIVK, encoded by the coding sequence ATGAAACATCTTGCTACAATCTCAGCCATTCTTTTCTTGGTTTTGATTTCATCAACACTCCTGTTCTCCCAGGCATCAAATTATTTTCCAAATTCCATCGGCACAACATGGACATTCGACGGAGTAATGCTCGGCGCTGGCGATACGGTTATGACCGGCTCAGAATATCGGGAAATTGATAGCGTTGCCGCTTACTCGACCATTAATGGAAAGAACGCGTACACAATACAATCTCGACTCGAAAGCGGAGTTCCGAGCGGTACATCCTCCTTTGCATTCGAGGGGGCGAACGCGTTTGTCTATCTCCCGACACTTCCACCACCGCTCGATACGATGATTGACGTGCCGCCTCCGCAATGGCTGTTGTCATTTAAGTTTAACTCCGGCTTTACACCGGATTGGACTATTATTGAATGGGACACGACAATTACTTTTGATACCCTCACGATTCCTGTTGCGATAAGAATTTCAGGCGACCGTGAAACTCTGAACGATGAAGTCATCGTTCCGGCAGGTACATTTACAGCCGCTCGTTTTAATATCATCGAACAGGTCGGTACAACAATCTTCGGTCCCTTTATCCCATTCTTTACCATGGTTGATACATTCTGGATAGCACAAAACACATGGATTGTCAAACACGCGCGGTCAGCGGTTTCTGTGGAAATCCCCGCAACGACTGACACGATTTCCTTCACGATTCCCGGGGTGCGACGAGAACTGGTCGCCTTCAATCCGAACGCTGTCAATGGAGAAGAAGACGTGCCATCCGGATTTGCGTTGTATCAGAATTATCCGAATCCTTTTAATCCCGCGACGAATTTCGAATTTCGGATTGCCAATTTCGAATTTGTTTCTCTGAAAGTTTTTAATGTACTTGGTCAGGAAGTAGCAACACTCGTGAATGAAATGAAAAGCCCGGGTGAACATTTTGTTACATGGGATGCAAGCGGATTGCCGAGTGGGGTGTACTACTACAGATTGACTGTAGGAAGTTATTTGCAAACAAAAATGTTACAAATTGTCAAATAA
- the apaG gene encoding Co2+/Mg2+ efflux protein ApaG translates to MTLYTATTEDIKVNVRAIYLDGQSDILARKFVFAYFIRIENHGNEPVKLLRRHWFIHDSSSDVKEVEGEGVIGKTPHINPGEAHEYNSFCVLETFEGYMEGTYLMQRANGSLFDVRIPRFVLRALSN, encoded by the coding sequence ATGACACTTTACACAGCCACTACCGAAGATATAAAAGTTAATGTCCGTGCGATTTACCTCGATGGACAATCCGATATTCTCGCCCGAAAATTTGTTTTTGCCTATTTCATTCGAATCGAAAATCATGGTAACGAACCTGTGAAACTTCTTCGTCGTCATTGGTTCATTCACGATTCATCGAGCGACGTGAAGGAAGTTGAAGGGGAAGGTGTTATCGGAAAAACGCCGCATATCAACCCGGGGGAAGCACACGAGTACAACAGTTTCTGTGTCCTTGAAACATTTGAAGGATATATGGAAGGAACGTATCTCATGCAACGAGCGAATGGAAGTCTGTTTGATGTCAGGATTCCGCGGTTTGTACTTCGAGCTTTGTCGAATTAG
- a CDS encoding amidohydrolase family protein, which yields MKRLPMQSLHQMIAIFVLVLLMQAQLLAQTEPPIGIRQNTPTVHAFTNAKIITAPGKVIDKGTLVIRDGMIIAVGDNVTIPADARVWDASRMTLYPGLIESYSDIGVPKKPERGQGQDQPQGQQQQQPEVRGSKYWNGNVLAAQNADELFNPDPKAMEKLRGMGFTTALVVPQKGIFRGTSSLVNLGDGKTNELIVKSRIAQHLSFESSQGEEYPNSLMGAIALMRQTFFDAQWHRDAWAAAAKYPNEPRPEFTNDLAALEDVISAKQPVMFEAGDELATLRAQNIAKEFSLQLMVRGNGYEYRRLDAVKQTGAPIILPLNFPETPSVQTPEEALNVSLQELRHWDEAAENPKRLQEAGVQIALTTSTLKDIGNFPTNLRKAIERGLSADAALAALTTTPAKLFGVEKKVGTLEVGKMANFVITDGELFNEKTKIRETWIDGKRFEIKPKTEYDVRGTWEVTSKELKIDSLTFVLKGEVDKPSGSAKAKGKDAKFSNISFSDMKLAVSFASDSLGAKGIVRMTGVASGEWLMGTGELADGQPFKWTANRKEQFKQEPDTSKPKPPQMSSFSPVYPYGEFGRATLPQQVDKLLVRGATIWTSGPQGNLENADLYIEKGKIKQVGQNLTAPADATVINAQGKHVTAGLIDAHSHSAAAGSVNETGQAITAEVRIGDIIDSDDIGIYRELAGGLTAANVLHGSANPIGGQNQVIKLRWGALPEEMKFEGAIPGIKFALGENVKQSNWGERYTTRYPQTRQGVEQIIRDEFQAARDYKKIRDEFKSGARKIPPRRDIQTETLLEILEGKRLVHSHSYRQDEILMLVRVAEDFGFQIGTFQHVLEGYKVAEALAKHGAGASMFSDWWAYKMEVIDAIPYCGALMHDAGVVVSFNSDSDEQARRMNTEAAKAVKYGGVPPQDALKFVTLNPAKQLRIDNRVGSLEVGKDADFVIWSGDPLSTYSMCEQTWIDGRKYFDRDEDNMMRVENQKQRATLVQKILSAKSDGGGSGGGPSGPPRWYKERYSCQDEIEGKESK from the coding sequence ATGAAGCGTTTACCAATGCAATCATTGCATCAGATGATTGCAATTTTTGTTCTTGTTCTGTTGATGCAGGCACAACTCCTTGCACAAACAGAACCGCCCATCGGTATCAGGCAAAACACGCCGACTGTTCATGCATTTACCAATGCAAAGATTATCACCGCTCCCGGAAAGGTCATTGATAAGGGAACGCTCGTCATTCGTGATGGAATGATTATCGCCGTTGGTGACAACGTTACAATTCCTGCTGACGCGCGTGTTTGGGATGCGTCGAGAATGACATTATATCCCGGACTTATCGAAAGTTATTCTGATATCGGAGTTCCGAAAAAACCCGAACGCGGTCAGGGACAAGACCAACCGCAAGGACAACAGCAACAACAGCCGGAAGTTCGAGGCTCGAAATACTGGAACGGAAATGTGCTCGCTGCGCAAAACGCCGATGAACTTTTCAACCCCGACCCGAAAGCAATGGAAAAACTTCGAGGCATGGGATTCACAACTGCTCTGGTTGTTCCTCAAAAAGGAATTTTCCGAGGGACAAGTTCTCTTGTCAATTTGGGTGATGGAAAGACGAATGAACTTATAGTCAAATCACGCATTGCTCAACATCTTTCGTTTGAATCTTCGCAGGGAGAAGAATACCCGAACTCACTCATGGGAGCAATTGCTTTAATGCGACAAACATTTTTTGATGCTCAATGGCATCGTGATGCATGGGCAGCGGCAGCAAAATATCCGAACGAACCACGACCGGAATTTACAAACGACCTTGCCGCGTTGGAAGATGTTATTTCTGCAAAGCAACCGGTTATGTTTGAAGCAGGAGATGAACTTGCAACACTTCGCGCACAAAACATCGCGAAGGAATTTTCTTTACAATTGATGGTACGAGGGAACGGATATGAATACCGTCGGCTTGATGCAGTGAAGCAAACCGGCGCGCCGATTATTCTCCCGCTTAACTTTCCGGAAACGCCATCCGTTCAAACACCCGAAGAAGCATTGAATGTCTCTCTTCAGGAACTTCGACATTGGGATGAAGCGGCGGAAAATCCAAAGCGACTTCAGGAAGCAGGAGTGCAAATTGCACTGACTACATCCACATTAAAAGATATCGGAAACTTTCCGACAAATCTCAGAAAAGCAATCGAACGGGGACTTTCTGCCGATGCCGCGCTTGCCGCTCTCACAACAACTCCGGCAAAATTATTCGGTGTTGAAAAGAAAGTAGGAACACTCGAAGTCGGCAAGATGGCAAACTTTGTCATCACAGACGGAGAGTTATTCAACGAGAAAACAAAAATCCGTGAGACTTGGATTGACGGCAAACGATTCGAAATCAAACCAAAAACAGAGTACGATGTTCGCGGCACGTGGGAAGTAACATCAAAAGAATTAAAGATTGATTCGCTCACGTTTGTTCTGAAAGGTGAAGTTGATAAACCATCCGGAAGCGCGAAGGCAAAAGGAAAAGATGCAAAGTTCTCCAACATTTCTTTTTCCGATATGAAACTTGCCGTTTCGTTCGCAAGCGATTCACTTGGTGCGAAGGGAATAGTTCGTATGACAGGTGTTGCGTCGGGTGAGTGGCTAATGGGGACTGGTGAGTTGGCAGATGGTCAGCCGTTCAAATGGACTGCAAATAGGAAAGAGCAATTCAAACAGGAACCTGATACTTCAAAACCAAAGCCACCGCAAATGTCTTCCTTCTCCCCCGTGTATCCGTATGGAGAATTCGGGAGAGCAACGCTTCCTCAACAAGTAGATAAACTTCTCGTTCGCGGCGCAACGATTTGGACGAGCGGTCCTCAGGGCAATCTCGAAAATGCAGACTTGTATATTGAGAAAGGAAAAATCAAACAGGTCGGACAAAACCTCACCGCGCCTGCAGATGCAACAGTCATTAACGCGCAGGGAAAACATGTTACTGCCGGTTTGATTGATGCTCACTCACATTCTGCCGCAGCGGGAAGCGTGAACGAAACCGGACAAGCAATCACCGCCGAAGTTCGTATCGGCGATATTATTGATTCGGATGATATTGGAATTTACCGCGAACTTGCCGGAGGATTAACTGCGGCAAACGTTCTTCATGGTTCGGCAAATCCGATTGGCGGACAAAATCAAGTTATCAAACTTCGCTGGGGCGCGTTGCCTGAAGAGATGAAGTTTGAAGGTGCAATTCCCGGAATCAAGTTTGCACTCGGCGAAAATGTCAAACAAAGTAATTGGGGCGAGCGATATACAACACGGTATCCACAAACTCGTCAAGGTGTAGAGCAGATTATCCGAGATGAATTTCAGGCGGCAAGAGATTACAAGAAAATCAGGGATGAATTCAAGAGCGGCGCAAGAAAGATTCCACCACGCCGAGACATTCAAACAGAAACGTTATTGGAAATTCTTGAAGGGAAACGACTCGTTCACTCGCACTCGTATCGTCAGGATGAAATTCTGATGTTGGTTCGTGTTGCGGAAGATTTCGGTTTTCAAATCGGAACATTTCAGCATGTGCTGGAAGGATACAAAGTAGCCGAAGCGTTAGCGAAACACGGAGCGGGCGCTTCGATGTTCAGCGATTGGTGGGCGTACAAAATGGAAGTGATTGACGCAATTCCATATTGCGGCGCGTTGATGCATGATGCAGGCGTTGTTGTCTCGTTCAACTCGGATAGCGATGAGCAGGCACGACGCATGAACACCGAAGCCGCAAAGGCGGTAAAGTACGGTGGCGTTCCTCCGCAGGATGCGCTCAAGTTTGTTACTCTCAATCCCGCAAAGCAATTGCGGATTGATAACCGGGTTGGTTCGCTTGAAGTTGGAAAAGATGCCGACTTCGTCATCTGGAGCGGCGACCCGCTTTCGACATATTCAATGTGCGAACAGACATGGATTGATGGTCGGAAATATTTCGACCGGGACGAAGACAACATGATGCGTGTAGAAAATCAGAAACAACGTGCAACACTCGTTCAAAAAATTCTCTCTGCAAAATCAGATGGCGGCGGTAGCGGCGGCGGACCATCCGGACCACCACGCTGGTATAAAGAACGCTATTCATGTCAGGATGAAATTGAAGGAAAGGAAAGTAAGTAA
- a CDS encoding Trm112 family protein codes for MLTPELLSVLCCTVCKSDLNYRSEKNLLCCTSCGQEYQIKDNIPIMIVDKKENEHE; via the coding sequence ATGCTTACACCCGAATTACTTTCTGTTTTATGTTGCACTGTCTGCAAATCTGATTTGAACTATCGTTCAGAGAAGAACTTGCTCTGTTGCACTTCCTGCGGACAGGAATATCAAATCAAAGATAATATCCCGATAATGATAGTTGATAAAAAGGAAAATGAACATGAATGA
- a CDS encoding M28 family peptidase has translation MKLSISFFLLIIFYTQSLFSQTTPFLSDDEIRMLSSEISGDRAYEHIRTLSQWHRISGSDDYFKSVEYIMKAAKDAGLEDVKFIEQPLQGKKYNPRSAELWMVEPVEIKLADAADHAVILADGSSDANVTAELVYIFDASKDTLKNIDVAGKIVLTNSSTWAAVQNAVWEKGALGVVCYQTSEGRNPMDFPDQIGWKGIPNTPPEGKKPTFAFVISPRKGDALRKILQTTNMQDYLATGKKTKGGRIVVKAKVDTEISDTGKTGFVEGWIRGSKYHDQQIIVTAHLQEEKGSANDDGSGCSSIMEIARTLNKLIKDGKIERPLRDIRFWWTDEIYSEYRYFQDFPDEPKKFLANVHQDMVGANQAFGSRVQHLIFAPHSRTSYLDAIFESIGNYVILSNNAFLAANRSGGLPRPFSRPIFSTRGTRQGYNARFVPYFNSSDHMCFIEGAIGVPAVATINWDDDYIHSSDDDLWQIDQTQLQRNAFLMGSTVFTLAYATENNVATLAGEIFAQGVKRLGNDIQVAMNILRDSSMSSNDGWSDASLLIEQGILREIRALQSADVFTASDNNAKETIAQFVKRMKQKESDLNKDISVLYQQLHGISPKNKLTNEERAASKKIPVNNDTLKSYFENRNKANFSVSLHGLMQDEVYNFVDGKRSYFDIYKAVRSEQLAAGSWYYGTVTLGDVVKMLDAAVESHALRLR, from the coding sequence ATGAAACTATCAATTTCATTCTTCTTACTAATCATATTTTATACACAGTCGCTGTTCTCCCAGACAACTCCCTTTCTCTCTGATGATGAAATCAGAATGTTGTCGTCTGAGATTTCGGGAGACCGGGCATACGAACACATTCGAACGCTTTCACAGTGGCATCGCATTTCCGGTTCCGATGATTATTTCAAGTCGGTTGAGTACATCATGAAGGCGGCAAAGGATGCAGGCCTGGAAGATGTGAAATTTATTGAGCAGCCATTACAGGGGAAGAAATATAATCCACGTTCGGCTGAGTTGTGGATGGTTGAACCGGTGGAGATAAAACTTGCTGATGCCGCCGACCATGCAGTTATCCTTGCGGATGGAAGCAGTGACGCAAATGTTACCGCTGAACTTGTGTATATCTTTGATGCAAGTAAAGACACCTTGAAAAATATTGACGTTGCCGGAAAAATTGTTTTGACGAACAGCTCGACCTGGGCGGCAGTGCAAAACGCTGTGTGGGAGAAAGGCGCGCTCGGAGTTGTCTGTTATCAAACTTCTGAAGGGAGAAACCCGATGGATTTTCCCGACCAGATCGGTTGGAAAGGAATTCCGAACACACCACCGGAAGGAAAGAAACCGACATTCGCCTTCGTCATTTCGCCGCGCAAAGGAGATGCCCTGAGAAAGATTTTGCAGACGACAAACATGCAGGATTATCTCGCAACCGGAAAAAAGACAAAGGGCGGTCGAATAGTTGTTAAAGCGAAAGTTGATACGGAAATCAGCGACACGGGGAAGACCGGATTTGTTGAAGGATGGATTCGCGGCTCGAAGTATCACGACCAACAAATAATCGTAACAGCGCATTTGCAGGAAGAGAAGGGTTCGGCGAACGATGACGGAAGCGGTTGTTCAAGTATCATGGAAATTGCACGCACCTTGAACAAACTTATCAAAGACGGAAAAATCGAACGACCGTTACGCGATATTCGCTTTTGGTGGACGGATGAAATTTATTCCGAGTACCGATACTTTCAGGATTTCCCTGACGAACCGAAGAAATTCTTAGCAAATGTCCATCAGGATATGGTCGGTGCGAATCAGGCGTTCGGAAGCCGCGTTCAGCATTTGATTTTCGCGCCACACTCGCGCACTTCGTATCTTGATGCTATTTTTGAAAGCATTGGCAATTATGTGATTCTTTCAAACAACGCATTTCTCGCGGCAAACCGAAGCGGCGGTTTACCCCGACCGTTCAGTCGCCCGATTTTTTCAACAAGAGGAACACGACAGGGATACAACGCTCGCTTCGTTCCGTATTTCAATTCGTCTGACCACATGTGTTTTATTGAAGGAGCGATTGGTGTTCCTGCCGTTGCAACAATCAATTGGGATGATGATTACATTCATTCATCCGATGATGACCTTTGGCAGATTGACCAGACACAATTACAACGCAACGCATTCCTGATGGGCTCGACTGTTTTCACACTTGCCTACGCGACGGAGAACAATGTTGCAACTCTCGCAGGCGAAATATTCGCTCAGGGAGTGAAACGGCTTGGCAACGATATTCAGGTAGCGATGAATATTCTTCGGGATTCTTCTATGTCATCGAATGATGGCTGGAGTGATGCTTCGCTTCTTATCGAACAGGGAATTCTCAGGGAAATTCGTGCATTGCAATCAGCCGATGTCTTCACAGCATCAGACAATAATGCAAAGGAAACAATCGCACAATTTGTGAAGCGGATGAAGCAAAAAGAATCTGACTTGAATAAAGATATATCGGTTTTATATCAACAATTACACGGCATATCACCGAAAAATAAACTAACCAACGAGGAACGTGCGGCAAGTAAGAAAATTCCTGTTAACAACGACACGCTGAAATCATATTTTGAAAACAGGAACAAAGCAAATTTCTCAGTGAGTCTTCATGGTTTGATGCAAGACGAAGTGTATAATTTTGTAGACGGCAAACGAAGTTACTTCGATATTTACAAAGCAGTCCGCTCAGAACAACTCGCCGCCGGTTCGTGGTATTACGGAACCGTGACGCTTGGTGATGTTGTGAAGATGCTCGATGCGGCGGTAGAATCACACGCATTGCGACTGAGGTAG
- a CDS encoding amidohydrolase family protein, whose translation MKRLQNSITPLLHSRYSVLCTLYFVLFSLLSAYRSPASEIPAKKQEKPIALVGGTIHTVSGNVISNGTIVFDNGKITALGSNVAVPQNADRVDVKGKHVYPGMINARTNLGLSEIGAVRATNDVSESGPVNPNIRAEVAVNPESEGIPITRSNGVTMAVTMPEGGAISGTAALIELDGWTWEDMTYKAPVGLIINWPSMTINKAWWERRSEEEQKKDRDKALNQIRNAFNDARAYWKAKKAETEKGIPFHETDLRWEAMIPVLEGNVPVMVNAEEVQQIQAAVAWAEQEGVKMILLGGYDSWRVADLLKAKNISVIVNPMLRTPWRRFEAYDDPMTLPKKLFDAGVKYCIGGEGGMSNERNIPYHAAMAASYGLSKDEALKSVTLYPAQLLGVADRVGSLEVGKDATLIVTTGDPLEITTQVEQEYIQGKKIELNDKQKRLYEKYKEKYERLGIGNYK comes from the coding sequence ATGAAACGACTCCAAAACTCTATCACTCCATTACTCCATTCTCGGTACTCAGTACTTTGTACTTTGTACTTTGTACTTTTTTCACTGCTCTCTGCTTACCGCTCACCCGCGAGTGAGATTCCGGCGAAGAAACAGGAGAAACCGATTGCGCTTGTCGGCGGAACAATTCACACCGTTAGCGGCAATGTTATTTCAAACGGAACAATTGTGTTTGATAATGGAAAAATTACCGCGCTCGGTTCGAACGTTGCGGTTCCGCAAAACGCAGACCGGGTTGATGTAAAGGGAAAGCACGTTTATCCCGGAATGATAAATGCACGAACGAATCTCGGCTTGTCAGAAATCGGTGCGGTGCGCGCAACCAACGATGTTTCAGAAAGCGGTCCGGTCAATCCGAATATTCGTGCTGAGGTTGCTGTCAACCCGGAAAGCGAAGGAATTCCTATCACCCGTTCGAATGGCGTAACAATGGCGGTAACAATGCCTGAAGGCGGCGCAATCAGCGGGACTGCCGCATTGATTGAACTTGATGGCTGGACGTGGGAAGACATGACTTACAAAGCTCCCGTCGGTTTGATTATCAATTGGCCCTCGATGACGATCAACAAAGCATGGTGGGAACGTCGCAGTGAAGAAGAGCAGAAGAAAGACCGGGACAAAGCGCTGAACCAAATCCGCAATGCATTCAACGATGCACGTGCTTACTGGAAAGCGAAGAAAGCGGAAACGGAAAAAGGAATTCCCTTCCATGAAACCGACTTGCGATGGGAAGCGATGATTCCCGTGCTTGAAGGAAACGTGCCGGTGATGGTGAATGCTGAAGAAGTTCAGCAGATACAAGCGGCAGTGGCATGGGCAGAACAAGAAGGCGTGAAGATGATTCTTCTCGGCGGATATGACTCGTGGCGCGTGGCTGATTTGCTGAAGGCGAAAAATATTTCCGTCATCGTCAACCCGATGTTGAGAACACCGTGGCGACGCTTCGAAGCGTACGATGACCCGATGACACTCCCGAAAAAATTATTTGATGCAGGAGTGAAATATTGTATCGGTGGCGAAGGAGGAATGTCGAACGAGCGAAACATTCCGTACCATGCGGCGATGGCGGCATCGTATGGATTGTCGAAAGATGAAGCATTAAAATCGGTGACGCTCTACCCCGCGCAACTCCTTGGCGTTGCAGACCGTGTTGGTTCGCTCGAAGTCGGGAAAGATGCAACGCTCATTGTCACCACCGGCGACCCGCTCGAAATTACAACGCAAGTCGAACAGGAATACATTCAAGGCAAGAAGATTGAATTGAATGACAAACAGAAGCGGCTGTACGAAAAGTATAAAGAGAAGTATGAGCGGCTGGGGATTGGGAATTACAAATAA
- the nadC gene encoding carboxylating nicotinate-nucleotide diphosphorylase, with protein sequence MNDSVINRIVEEALREDLGLGDVTTDSIVPPEQQGQGTILVKEEGVIAGLEIAAYVFYCVDTNWEMSFSKNEGDEVKSGTSIATLKGSLASMLKAERTALNILQRMSGIATLTKKFVKAVEGTSAKITDTRKTAPGLRLLDKMAVQLGGGVNHRFGLDDMVLIKDNHIEAAGGIANAIERCLLFIKEHKLNIKVEVETRNVEEVKTAMQFQGIHRIMLDNFSLDEMKKAVHIINHVVEVEASGKVNLETVRAVAVTGVDFISIGMLTHSPKALDISLEIS encoded by the coding sequence ATGAATGATAGTGTTATCAATCGAATAGTTGAAGAGGCGTTGCGTGAAGATTTGGGATTGGGAGATGTTACGACCGATTCAATCGTTCCGCCTGAACAGCAAGGACAGGGAACGATTCTTGTGAAAGAAGAGGGAGTGATTGCCGGGTTGGAAATTGCCGCCTACGTTTTTTATTGTGTTGATACGAATTGGGAAATGTCGTTTTCGAAGAACGAGGGAGATGAAGTGAAATCGGGAACGAGCATTGCCACACTCAAAGGTTCACTTGCAAGCATGTTGAAAGCGGAACGGACAGCGCTCAATATTCTGCAACGGATGAGCGGGATTGCAACGCTTACAAAGAAATTTGTAAAAGCAGTTGAAGGAACATCGGCGAAAATAACTGACACACGTAAAACCGCTCCGGGGTTACGCCTGCTCGATAAGATGGCAGTGCAACTTGGTGGCGGTGTCAATCATCGTTTTGGACTTGACGACATGGTCTTGATTAAAGATAATCATATCGAAGCCGCAGGCGGAATTGCAAATGCGATTGAACGATGCCTGTTGTTTATCAAAGAGCATAAACTCAACATCAAGGTTGAAGTCGAGACAAGAAATGTGGAGGAAGTGAAAACAGCGATGCAATTTCAAGGCATTCACAGAATCATGCTCGATAACTTTTCACTCGATGAAATGAAGAAAGCAGTTCACATTATCAACCACGTAGTTGAAGTGGAAGCGTCGGGCAAAGTCAATCTCGAAACCGTCCGCGCTGTTGCAGTGACCGGAGTAGATTTTATTTCAATCGGGATGTTGACCCATTCACCGAAAGCGCTTGACATTTCACTTGAAATTAGTTGA